One region of Yersinia bercovieri ATCC 43970 genomic DNA includes:
- a CDS encoding putative virulence factor, which translates to MRSLTNQQLNHQLQQITQGIDQAIDWMSDARQHAMRLDIEADLLTIKLRRHHHQARQLSDSALTAMSIGFFGHSAAGKQHLISALVADGNGRLETSLGGKTLDFWQQVKPGYQASGVVTRFSYQAAVNHASHPVLLSLLREVDIVTLVIGASLLDNQQDEQRHALDEQHIADHLQQLIMRRQPLAIAGISGDEVIRLWDYLARHDAPHQQILNSHFWPVAIELAPYLSIDDRARLFSVLWAERPPLTEAYRHFAYTLQHLGGAAQVLAPLSVLVDDMLLPANGIMNVATLDDLNTPADTHIQVLPWVNHQAGNSVTLSLAELTLLAVELQIPLSMPATDNIFASVDLLDFPAVNPSFNAAPPLDHHVYPLAALLSQAKNSYLLERYTDQQQINLLLVCNAAAQRAEVKVVGKALDYWVKQTQGENAQVRSRRNPGLIWALTPFDQRITSDQSVAGATNYDEAVQRYVGNPGDSWGTLLALDSRGIERMVTYLTQEIRRDIKTERINEQLIELQRELTENLLADWTQSAASESQQKQRIAETLLKALQTRTGLHGELLERLLPCRDELRALYLQQPDSRQPQHRSAELSLTAVNPEPFSIGIDIDLFSDLPLSPEVERSMTPAAGYDYETEYAARVQRYWINHLRQLPDNGPLIELLGISKPTLELLVAELITASIRLDIAGQLVTILADSEQVGLQREAKADRQVSRALTILGDFVAWLGFLQISEAQRPDSRINRGAKIFAQPPKSATPLGAAQRLTKLAHTPTNNTAFYIYDWLVGLGEIIIQNEGYSASREITAHHRQQLAAIFMLFKTDYSK; encoded by the coding sequence ATGAGATCATTAACCAACCAGCAGCTCAATCACCAACTTCAGCAGATAACCCAAGGCATAGACCAGGCGATTGATTGGATGAGTGATGCCCGCCAACACGCCATGCGGCTGGATATTGAAGCTGACCTGCTGACCATTAAACTGCGCCGCCATCACCATCAGGCGCGGCAGTTGTCAGATAGCGCATTGACCGCCATGAGTATCGGCTTTTTCGGCCACTCCGCCGCAGGAAAACAGCACCTTATTTCAGCACTGGTGGCGGATGGCAATGGCCGACTGGAGACCTCGCTCGGCGGCAAAACTCTCGATTTTTGGCAGCAAGTCAAGCCGGGATATCAGGCCAGTGGCGTAGTGACCCGCTTTAGCTATCAGGCGGCGGTCAATCATGCAAGCCATCCGGTGCTGCTCTCCTTACTGAGGGAAGTGGATATTGTCACCTTGGTGATAGGGGCCTCTCTGCTAGATAATCAGCAGGATGAGCAACGGCATGCACTGGATGAACAACATATTGCCGATCACTTGCAGCAACTGATCATGCGCCGCCAGCCGCTGGCCATCGCCGGGATCAGCGGTGATGAGGTGATTAGGCTGTGGGATTATCTGGCCCGCCATGATGCGCCACATCAGCAGATACTGAACTCTCACTTCTGGCCGGTGGCCATTGAGTTAGCCCCCTATCTTAGCATTGATGATCGCGCCCGTTTGTTCTCGGTGCTCTGGGCAGAACGCCCGCCATTGACGGAGGCTTATCGTCATTTCGCCTATACGCTGCAACATTTGGGCGGTGCGGCCCAAGTATTGGCCCCGCTTAGCGTGTTAGTCGACGATATGTTACTGCCAGCCAATGGCATCATGAATGTCGCGACCCTCGATGACCTGAACACCCCTGCGGATACTCATATTCAGGTGCTGCCATGGGTTAATCATCAGGCGGGTAATTCAGTGACGTTGTCACTTGCCGAACTGACGCTGTTAGCTGTTGAGCTACAGATCCCACTATCAATGCCCGCCACTGATAATATCTTTGCATCCGTCGATCTATTGGACTTTCCCGCTGTTAACCCCAGCTTCAATGCAGCGCCCCCCCTTGATCACCACGTTTATCCGCTAGCGGCACTGCTATCACAGGCTAAAAATAGCTACTTACTGGAGCGCTACACCGACCAGCAGCAAATTAACCTGTTGTTGGTCTGTAATGCGGCGGCTCAACGCGCCGAGGTCAAAGTGGTCGGTAAGGCGCTGGACTATTGGGTTAAACAGACGCAAGGTGAAAATGCGCAAGTGCGTAGCCGCCGCAACCCAGGGTTAATCTGGGCGCTGACCCCTTTTGATCAGCGCATCACCTCAGATCAATCAGTGGCGGGCGCGACGAATTACGACGAAGCGGTGCAACGATATGTCGGTAACCCCGGCGACAGCTGGGGCACCCTGCTGGCACTGGATAGCCGGGGGATTGAGCGCATGGTCACTTACCTGACCCAAGAGATTCGCCGTGATATCAAAACAGAACGTATCAATGAACAACTCATTGAGTTACAACGGGAATTGACCGAGAACCTGCTGGCGGACTGGACACAATCGGCGGCCAGTGAATCACAACAAAAACAGCGGATCGCCGAAACTTTGCTCAAAGCATTGCAAACGCGCACCGGCCTGCACGGCGAGTTACTGGAGCGGTTGTTACCCTGCCGCGATGAGTTACGTGCGCTCTATTTACAGCAGCCCGACTCACGGCAACCGCAACATCGAAGCGCCGAGTTGAGCTTAACTGCGGTCAACCCCGAGCCATTTAGTATCGGTATTGATATCGACTTATTCAGCGACCTGCCCTTGTCGCCTGAAGTAGAGCGGTCAATGACCCCCGCCGCCGGCTATGATTATGAAACCGAATATGCGGCGAGGGTGCAGCGCTATTGGATCAACCACCTGCGGCAGTTGCCAGATAATGGCCCATTAATTGAGCTATTGGGGATCAGCAAACCGACCCTTGAGTTGCTGGTTGCGGAGCTGATTACCGCGAGCATTCGATTGGATATTGCCGGGCAGTTGGTCACGATATTGGCGGACAGCGAGCAAGTGGGTCTGCAGCGCGAAGCGAAAGCGGATCGCCAGGTCTCGCGCGCCCTGACCATTTTGGGTGATTTCGTCGCCTGGCTCGGTTTCTTGCAAATCAGTGAAGCACAACGCCCTGATAGCCGCATTAATCGCGGCGCGAAGATCTTTGCTCAGCCGCCTAAATCAGCCACCCCACTGGGAGCCGCTCAGCGATTAACCAAATTAGCCCACACGCCGACCAATAATACGGCATTTTATATTTATGACTGGCTGGTTGGCTTAGGTGAAATCATTATTCAGAACGAGGGGTATTCAGCCAGCCGTGAAATAACGGCGCACCATCGCCAACAATTAGCGGCAATTTTTATGCTTTTTAAAACAGATTACTCAAAATAG